The Candidatus Dormiibacterota bacterium genome window below encodes:
- a CDS encoding oligosaccharide flippase family protein: MRAPSLTRSSALNFADGAVTLAGALVVSIILARRLGSDGFGVYAMTMSVVMFTLLFARLGISATVRRYVAELDGKSDLATAGIILGRALRLGLLSGILATAALALISPPLATFFHRPELRVDLLIGAAMLLPMVAVGILRAVITGLQRYGNLVRLNLVTSPVWVAGCSIALWRGAGVPGVLVVSLGIEIINLAALTAWSMRYVGIRWRASLPADLRSRVQRYNLALGVLILLNAVVWERSEILFLGRFQGAAQVSFYAIPFALTERVVDLLPGAILGVLLPGLSYARGAADSGRFTAVLSDALRNLAMLTLPICLFGIPLAPVVIKLLYGSQFDGAVIVLQILLVSVVFGVLGQASRSALLGLERQGWLLKTGSIAAVVSIGLDLVLIPRGGAVGAAIANTIVQAAWALSIFAPLWSRVASATKRAVLKAALVAIALAGLLGLVMSVGLTATIAVGAGLLVLAAYAFTLVRLRLVPFRPEVAST, encoded by the coding sequence GTGAGAGCGCCCAGCCTGACACGGAGCAGCGCCCTGAATTTCGCCGACGGTGCCGTGACGCTCGCAGGCGCACTCGTTGTGTCCATCATCCTGGCCCGAAGGCTCGGCAGTGATGGTTTCGGTGTGTATGCCATGACGATGTCAGTCGTGATGTTTACGCTGCTCTTTGCTCGGCTGGGCATCTCGGCGACGGTCCGGCGATATGTCGCTGAGCTGGACGGCAAGAGTGATCTTGCAACGGCGGGGATCATCCTCGGACGCGCCCTGCGTTTGGGACTTCTCAGTGGAATTCTCGCGACCGCGGCGCTGGCCCTGATCTCCCCTCCGCTCGCCACCTTCTTCCATCGCCCGGAGTTGCGAGTTGATTTGCTCATTGGCGCGGCTATGTTGCTACCGATGGTGGCGGTCGGAATCCTGCGAGCGGTGATCACCGGCCTGCAGCGTTACGGAAACCTGGTCCGCTTGAACCTGGTGACGTCGCCGGTGTGGGTGGCCGGCTGTTCCATCGCCCTCTGGCGAGGTGCCGGAGTTCCGGGTGTTCTCGTCGTCAGCCTGGGCATCGAAATCATCAACCTGGCCGCGCTCACTGCCTGGAGCATGCGCTACGTCGGCATCCGGTGGCGCGCGTCCTTGCCGGCCGACCTCCGCTCGCGCGTACAGCGGTACAACCTCGCACTCGGTGTTCTGATCCTGCTGAACGCCGTGGTCTGGGAACGATCAGAAATCCTGTTCCTTGGGCGATTTCAGGGAGCGGCCCAGGTTTCCTTTTACGCGATCCCCTTCGCCCTCACGGAGCGAGTCGTCGACTTGCTCCCCGGAGCGATCCTCGGGGTTCTTCTTCCTGGCCTGAGTTATGCGCGCGGCGCAGCTGATTCGGGCCGGTTTACCGCGGTCCTGAGTGATGCCCTGCGAAACCTCGCGATGCTCACCCTGCCGATCTGCCTCTTCGGCATTCCACTGGCGCCGGTTGTGATCAAGCTGCTGTACGGGTCGCAGTTCGATGGCGCCGTCATCGTTCTCCAGATCCTGCTCGTTTCCGTCGTCTTTGGTGTCCTCGGTCAAGCATCGCGGTCCGCTCTACTCGGACTCGAACGCCAGGGCTGGCTGCTCAAGACCGGGTCCATTGCCGCCGTTGTCAGCATCGGCCTGGACCTCGTTCTGATTCCACGTGGGGGCGCGGTTGGCGCGGCGATCGCGAACACCATCGTCCAGGCCGCCTGGGCGCTGTCCATTTTTGCCCCACTGTGGAGTAGGGTGGCATCGGCGACCAAGCGGGCGGTTCTGAAGGCCGCTCTAGTAGCGATCGCGCTCGCCGGTCTGCTCGGACTGGTCATGTCGGTCGGGCTCACGGCGACTATCGCGGTTGGCGCGGGACTGCTGGTACTTGCGGCGTACGCATTCACCCTGGTGCGCCTTCGGCTCGTCCCCTTTCGGCCGGAGGTCGCCAGCACCTGA
- a CDS encoding glycosyltransferase produces the protein MIRRRLIALTRGRFDEWVFWVRFPSPELVQAIRGLAVGRIVYEPVDHYAAEPLFSPADRRRLERAEQELVRRAMVVTTSAGLARQFTMAPGGAHWLPIGTDASLKARPSRALNDIPRPRLGVIGSLDWLADEELLTEVATRRPAWQLVLAGPRDGNWGRRLQQLPNVHWLGILRPDEARGVIAGCDVALNPCVLNEWTEAALPVKVFDYLAEGRPVVSTPMAELDIFKDLIELAPASQFIPAIEEALATDSPEAAARRRQASQRFTSQDRARRAFELVTQTTAFHTTTQERGGVSLCS, from the coding sequence ATGATCAGGCGACGACTCATCGCCCTCACGAGAGGACGCTTCGACGAATGGGTGTTCTGGGTCCGTTTCCCCTCTCCTGAGTTGGTCCAGGCGATTCGCGGCCTCGCCGTTGGCCGCATCGTGTACGAGCCGGTCGATCACTACGCGGCTGAGCCGCTGTTCTCTCCGGCCGATCGCCGGCGACTGGAACGGGCCGAGCAGGAGCTAGTGCGACGGGCGATGGTCGTGACCACCAGCGCCGGATTGGCCAGACAGTTCACGATGGCGCCAGGCGGCGCTCACTGGCTGCCGATCGGAACGGACGCCAGCTTGAAAGCGAGACCCTCTCGAGCGCTGAATGACATCCCGCGCCCACGGCTTGGCGTCATCGGGTCTCTTGATTGGCTGGCTGACGAGGAGCTGCTCACGGAGGTGGCCACCAGGCGCCCAGCCTGGCAGCTGGTTCTGGCCGGCCCGCGCGATGGCAACTGGGGACGACGGCTGCAACAGCTGCCAAACGTGCACTGGCTCGGCATCCTGCGGCCCGACGAGGCCAGGGGCGTGATTGCGGGCTGCGACGTCGCCCTCAATCCGTGCGTCCTCAATGAGTGGACGGAGGCGGCGCTGCCCGTGAAGGTCTTCGACTACCTCGCGGAGGGAAGGCCGGTCGTGAGCACGCCAATGGCCGAACTCGACATCTTCAAAGACCTGATCGAGCTGGCGCCGGCCAGCCAGTTCATTCCAGCGATCGAAGAGGCGCTCGCAACGGACAGTCCCGAGGCCGCGGCGCGACGGAGACAAGCTTCTCAGCGATTCACCTCACAGGATCGGGCACGGCGCGCCTTTGAGCTCGTGACGCAGACGACCGCATTTCACACAACCACGCAGGAGAGGGGAGGGGTAAGCCTATGCAGCTGA
- a CDS encoding SIS domain-containing protein yields MQLIERSSITAALEDHITEVRAVLARIPIAEMERVVAIILDAYRRNKHVYIVGNGGSAATATHFACDLSKATIVEGRARLRVTSLTDNVALLTAWANDTSYENVFAEQLYNLLNTGDVVIAISASGNSPNVLAAIDAARARGATTVGLVGFAGGSLKDAADAAIHVESNSYGVVEDCHLVLEHAITESTRAALIE; encoded by the coding sequence ATGCAGCTGATCGAACGGTCGAGCATCACCGCGGCGCTGGAAGACCATATCACCGAAGTGCGCGCGGTTCTCGCCCGGATACCGATCGCGGAGATGGAACGGGTCGTTGCCATCATCCTGGACGCCTACCGGCGCAACAAGCACGTGTACATCGTGGGGAACGGTGGGAGCGCCGCGACCGCGACCCACTTTGCCTGCGACCTGTCGAAAGCGACGATTGTTGAGGGCCGCGCTCGACTGCGCGTCACGTCGCTCACCGACAATGTCGCGCTGCTCACAGCATGGGCAAACGACACGAGCTACGAGAACGTTTTCGCCGAGCAACTCTACAACCTTCTGAACACCGGTGACGTCGTCATCGCCATCAGTGCCAGCGGCAACTCACCCAACGTGCTGGCGGCGATCGATGCGGCGCGCGCCCGGGGCGCGACGACGGTCGGCCTGGTCGGCTTTGCCGGCGGATCTCTGAAAGACGCTGCCGACGCGGCCATCCACGTGGAAAGCAACAGCTACGGCGTGGTTGAAGACTGCCACCTGGTGCTCGAGCATGCGATCACTGAGTCGACCCGAGCGGCACTGATTGAGTAA
- a CDS encoding HAD family hydrolase produces MSKQNGAITVFLDRDGVINRRRPDHVKSWEEFEFLPRSLEALARLHRMQARVIVITNQAVVGRGLIANEELIRIHSRMSEEVANSGGRIERIYACPHTPETGCACRKPGTGLLTRASAELGIALHHSFMVGDSESDVLAGRAVGSQPVLIRDDGLDGAQPGLPVVRDLTEAVQVIAEAMTKADVRPC; encoded by the coding sequence TTGAGTAAGCAAAACGGTGCGATCACCGTTTTCCTGGACCGCGACGGCGTCATCAACCGCCGCCGGCCGGATCATGTCAAGTCCTGGGAGGAATTTGAGTTCCTTCCGCGATCCCTGGAGGCGCTGGCTCGGCTGCACCGCATGCAGGCGCGTGTCATCGTCATCACCAACCAGGCGGTCGTGGGTCGCGGCTTGATCGCCAACGAGGAGCTGATACGCATTCATAGCCGAATGAGCGAGGAAGTCGCGAACTCGGGCGGGCGCATCGAGCGAATCTACGCCTGCCCGCATACGCCCGAGACTGGTTGCGCTTGCCGCAAGCCCGGGACTGGGCTCTTGACGCGGGCCAGCGCTGAGCTCGGCATCGCGCTGCATCACTCGTTTATGGTTGGCGACTCCGAGTCGGACGTGCTCGCTGGCAGAGCCGTCGGATCTCAGCCAGTTCTGATTCGGGACGATGGCCTGGATGGAGCTCAACCCGGTTTACCGGTCGTTCGCGATCTGACCGAAGCGGTGCAAGTGATCGCTGAAGCGATGACCAAGGCTGACGTGCGGCCGTGCTGA
- a CDS encoding GHMP kinase, producing the protein MLIARAPLRISLAGGGTDLEAYYGKYGGAVVSVTIDKYFYVFVSPSDSNHIQVASSDYQTFYRQRLDESPLWDGDLRLPKVIIDHFGIQTGLSVFLASQVPPGTGLGSSSTVAVALVKAMSVLRGLRMSRQQVAELACQIEIEKLGMPIGKQDQFAASFGGLNFIEFGTEGVTVEALEMAQETLGALERRMMLFFTGRSRNSAQILGEQKRSSERNRAVVIEALHQIKTGALDLRKQLGMGNISAVGECLHRSWLAKRQLARGISDPWIDRWYEAARAAGASGGKIAGAGGGGFLLLYCEPDRQDHVTETLEANGLTRMDFRFESGGAMVIMNNLVGLYDGSRTPVHA; encoded by the coding sequence GTGCTGATCGCTCGGGCGCCGCTGCGCATCAGCCTGGCCGGCGGCGGTACCGACCTGGAAGCCTACTACGGGAAGTACGGTGGCGCCGTCGTCAGCGTGACCATCGACAAGTACTTCTACGTCTTCGTTTCCCCCAGCGATAGCAATCACATCCAGGTAGCTTCCTCGGACTACCAGACGTTCTACCGTCAGCGCCTGGACGAGTCCCCGCTCTGGGACGGCGACCTGCGCCTGCCGAAGGTGATCATCGATCACTTCGGGATCCAAACCGGCCTTTCGGTCTTTCTGGCTTCGCAGGTGCCGCCTGGGACGGGCCTTGGTTCATCCAGCACCGTGGCCGTGGCGCTCGTCAAAGCGATGTCGGTGCTGCGCGGTTTGCGAATGAGCCGGCAGCAGGTGGCAGAGCTCGCTTGTCAGATCGAAATCGAAAAGCTCGGCATGCCGATCGGAAAGCAGGACCAGTTTGCGGCCTCCTTCGGGGGCCTCAACTTCATCGAATTCGGGACGGAGGGCGTCACGGTCGAGGCGCTCGAGATGGCACAGGAAACCCTCGGGGCGCTCGAACGTCGGATGATGCTCTTCTTCACCGGCCGGTCCAGGAACTCGGCCCAAATCCTGGGCGAGCAGAAGCGCAGCAGCGAGCGGAACCGAGCGGTTGTGATCGAGGCGTTGCATCAAATCAAGACGGGCGCGCTCGACCTGCGAAAGCAGCTCGGGATGGGAAACATCTCTGCCGTTGGCGAGTGCCTGCACCGATCATGGCTTGCCAAGCGACAACTGGCCCGGGGGATCAGCGACCCATGGATCGACCGCTGGTATGAGGCCGCGCGCGCGGCGGGGGCCAGCGGCGGAAAGATCGCCGGTGCGGGCGGTGGCGGTTTCCTGCTGCTCTATTGCGAGCCGGACCGCCAGGACCATGTGACCGAGACGCTCGAGGCGAACGGGCTGACGCGGATGGATTTTCGGTTCGAGAGTGGGGGCGCGATGGTGATCATGAACAACCTGGTCGGGCTATATGACGGGAGCCGGACGCCGGTTCATGCCTAA
- a CDS encoding sugar transferase, which produces MPKSRAWRFLVSTLVVVDLACVLLGLKLAAWLASQPAFGGRGTPDWSFILLILPIFSLIFVAQGLYDPQNLLGGTREYAAVFRACTYGLLAIVLVSFVTRWIVSREWIVLSWAFSAALLGSGRFLIRRAAYQLQRRGHFTAKTIIVGANAHSLAVATQLSQNGSGVRIVGFLDDYVPAGSVLGNGHRVLGGSSALMQVAARTHADEAIVVPQALPWETLQTVLTDAAAAPNGLRVHLPAGFYDLLTTRVGLSERNHVPLLTVKKARLTPLEAIFKSSLDYGLSILMLVLLSPVMALAAGWLRLNGRSVIDRRRVVGQYGRPFALFSFHPGGPASSIFIRKLPGLVNVLRGELSIVGPRPMEGKDDRAQTRLLSIRPGLTGSWRQVSDADAQAVLDLYYIRSYSIWLDLQVLFQRVKARFG; this is translated from the coding sequence ATGCCTAAATCCCGGGCCTGGCGTTTCCTCGTCAGCACGCTGGTGGTCGTGGACCTCGCATGCGTCCTGCTGGGCTTAAAACTGGCCGCCTGGCTGGCCTCGCAGCCGGCGTTCGGAGGCCGGGGAACGCCGGATTGGAGCTTCATCCTGCTGATATTGCCGATCTTCAGCCTCATCTTCGTGGCGCAGGGCCTCTACGATCCGCAAAACCTGTTGGGTGGAACCCGCGAATATGCGGCCGTCTTTCGTGCCTGCACTTACGGCCTGCTGGCGATCGTGCTGGTCAGCTTCGTGACTCGGTGGATCGTGTCTCGGGAATGGATCGTGCTCTCGTGGGCATTTTCAGCTGCGCTCTTAGGCAGCGGGCGGTTTCTGATCAGACGAGCCGCCTACCAGCTTCAGCGCAGGGGCCATTTCACGGCGAAGACGATCATCGTAGGTGCAAACGCGCACAGCCTGGCCGTGGCCACGCAGCTGAGCCAGAATGGGAGTGGCGTCCGAATCGTTGGCTTCCTGGATGATTACGTTCCGGCTGGCTCCGTCCTCGGCAACGGCCACCGGGTGCTCGGTGGGTCATCTGCCCTGATGCAGGTCGCGGCGCGTACGCATGCCGATGAGGCGATCGTGGTTCCCCAGGCCTTACCCTGGGAAACCCTCCAGACAGTGCTGACAGACGCCGCCGCGGCGCCCAACGGACTGCGGGTGCACCTGCCGGCTGGCTTTTACGACCTGCTGACGACGAGGGTCGGGCTGTCCGAGAGGAATCACGTGCCCCTGCTGACGGTCAAGAAGGCTCGCCTGACGCCGCTCGAGGCGATCTTCAAATCGAGTCTCGACTACGGTCTGTCAATCCTGATGCTCGTGCTCCTCTCGCCAGTAATGGCACTCGCAGCGGGCTGGCTACGACTCAACGGCCGGAGCGTTATCGATCGACGCCGTGTCGTCGGGCAATATGGGCGCCCGTTCGCGTTGTTCAGCTTCCACCCGGGTGGTCCCGCCAGTTCCATATTCATCCGAAAGCTGCCCGGGTTAGTCAACGTATTGCGCGGGGAACTCAGTATCGTCGGGCCCCGTCCGATGGAGGGCAAGGATGATCGCGCTCAAACGAGGCTTCTAAGTATCCGGCCAGGGCTGACCGGTTCGTGGCGCCAGGTCAGTGACGCAGACGCCCAGGCCGTCCTCGACCTCTACTACATCCGGAGCTACAGCATCTGGCTCGACCTTCAAGTGCTCTTTCAGCGGGTAAAGGCGCGTTTTGGCTGA
- a CDS encoding sugar transferase, with translation MAEILKATSYSSLKRALDLVVAGVLLVLVSPILAGSLLAVQIGSGRPVIYRRRVIGQSGQTFDAFKIRTMMPNAEEVLERDSSLRLAFAATNKLVVDPRVTTVGRWLRRLSIDELPQLVNVLRGEMSLVGPRMITPGELPEWGDTAALLLSVRPGLTGLWQVSGRQKLSKADRIRLDRDYVQRMSLSLDLAILARTVPAVLSSRGAY, from the coding sequence TTGGCTGAGATCCTGAAGGCCACGAGTTATTCGTCTCTCAAGCGGGCGCTGGACCTTGTCGTCGCCGGTGTCTTGCTGGTGCTCGTGAGCCCGATTCTTGCCGGCAGCCTGCTTGCTGTTCAGATCGGCTCGGGCCGGCCTGTCATCTACCGACGACGGGTCATCGGTCAGAGCGGCCAGACGTTTGATGCCTTCAAAATTCGCACCATGATGCCGAATGCTGAGGAGGTGCTGGAACGGGATTCGAGCCTGCGGCTGGCGTTTGCGGCCACCAACAAGTTGGTGGTCGATCCCCGGGTAACGACGGTCGGGCGCTGGTTGCGACGGCTGAGCATTGATGAACTTCCCCAACTGGTGAATGTGCTGAGAGGCGAGATGAGCCTCGTCGGCCCGCGCATGATCACGCCAGGCGAGCTCCCGGAGTGGGGCGACACAGCCGCCCTCCTGCTGTCCGTGCGGCCGGGACTTACGGGCCTCTGGCAGGTGAGCGGCCGCCAGAAGCTGAGCAAGGCCGATCGCATTCGCCTGGATCGCGATTATGTCCAGCGGATGTCGTTGAGTCTGGACCTGGCCATCCTGGCGCGAACGGTGCCGGCCGTTTTGTCCAGCCGGGGCGCCTACTGA
- a CDS encoding NAD-dependent epimerase/dehydratase family protein: MRALVTGGAGFVGSHVVEALLNAGHEVMVVDNLATGARGNLPPEVEFVLVDITNRAELLHAFEQFQPEVVLHQAAQTLVAASASDPIRDSQINVVGTLNVLDAAGLTGVRKIVFASSGGTVYGNPERQPVAETEPLRPISPYGVSKVAGEHYIRVICEQRGMTYTNLRYGNVFGPRDIPASQHVITAFLYAIQRGSRPVIEWDGEQSKDYVYAADVTRANLCALEHGDNESFNIGSGAEISVNNIFTMVCELAGIEVEANRAPKRAGDVRRFILDCTKAEQLLGWRPTTSFRDGLQATVDYYLGAKALYPAAT; encoded by the coding sequence ATGCGAGCCCTCGTTACCGGAGGCGCCGGATTCGTCGGATCCCACGTGGTCGAGGCGCTGCTGAACGCCGGTCACGAGGTGATGGTCGTTGACAACCTGGCCACCGGAGCGCGTGGCAATCTGCCGCCCGAGGTTGAGTTCGTCCTGGTCGACATCACCAACCGAGCTGAGCTCCTACATGCCTTTGAGCAATTCCAGCCCGAGGTGGTCCTCCACCAGGCAGCGCAGACGCTGGTGGCGGCCTCAGCCTCGGATCCGATCCGAGACAGCCAGATCAATGTCGTCGGCACGCTCAACGTTCTCGACGCCGCGGGACTCACGGGTGTGCGCAAGATCGTTTTCGCGTCCTCAGGTGGGACCGTGTACGGGAATCCGGAACGTCAACCGGTTGCCGAAACGGAGCCGCTGCGCCCGATCAGCCCGTACGGCGTGTCCAAGGTGGCCGGCGAGCACTACATTCGCGTGATCTGCGAGCAGCGTGGCATGACCTATACGAACCTCCGCTATGGCAACGTCTTCGGCCCACGCGACATTCCGGCGAGCCAGCATGTCATCACGGCGTTCCTGTACGCCATCCAGCGGGGGTCTCGCCCGGTGATCGAGTGGGACGGCGAACAATCGAAGGACTACGTCTATGCGGCGGACGTTACCCGGGCCAATCTCTGCGCCCTCGAGCACGGAGACAATGAGAGCTTCAACATCGGAAGCGGCGCAGAGATTTCCGTCAACAACATCTTCACGATGGTCTGTGAACTGGCTGGAATCGAGGTCGAAGCGAACCGTGCTCCAAAGCGAGCCGGCGATGTGCGGCGATTCATCCTGGACTGCACCAAGGCGGAGCAGCTACTCGGCTGGCGGCCGACCACCTCATTTCGCGACGGCTTGCAAGCCACCGTCGATTACTACCTGGGAGCAAAGGCCCTCTATCCAGCAGCGACTTAA
- a CDS encoding sugar transferase: MQQRLKRALDLALGSVLLVVLSPLLLLVAAGVRLDSRGPILFVPARVGRYGRIFRMYKFRTMCVDAEARLPQLAHLNVGGDHLIRINNDPRVTRLGSFLRRTSLDELPQLVNVVKGEMSLVGPRPQSSDEVALYSDGQRQRLTVPPGMTGLWQVTARDDPRFDEWIRLDLEYVRDWSLGLDLKILLKTPAVMVRTVGRSTGDLN, encoded by the coding sequence ATCCAGCAGCGACTTAAGCGGGCGCTCGATCTGGCGCTTGGTTCAGTTCTTCTCGTTGTCCTGAGCCCGCTGCTCCTGCTGGTGGCGGCGGGCGTTCGCCTCGACTCGCGGGGCCCGATTCTCTTCGTCCCAGCTCGCGTGGGGCGCTACGGCCGGATCTTCCGCATGTACAAGTTTCGGACCATGTGCGTCGATGCCGAGGCCCGTCTGCCGCAACTTGCTCACCTCAACGTTGGTGGCGACCATCTGATTCGTATCAACAATGATCCGCGAGTCACCCGCCTTGGGTCCTTCCTCAGGCGGACCAGCCTCGACGAACTTCCTCAACTCGTCAACGTGGTGAAGGGGGAGATGAGCCTCGTCGGGCCGCGCCCGCAGTCATCCGATGAAGTCGCGCTCTATTCGGACGGCCAGCGGCAAAGACTGACCGTGCCGCCAGGCATGACGGGTCTCTGGCAGGTCACCGCCCGAGACGACCCGAGGTTCGACGAATGGATCCGCCTTGACCTGGAGTACGTACGAGACTGGAGTCTTGGCCTTGACCTCAAGATCCTGCTGAAAACGCCGGCCGTCATGGTGCGCACGGTTGGCCGCAGCACTGGAGACCTCAACTGA
- a CDS encoding glycosyltransferase, which yields MVERLRAFGVEVEVFSLAPTVARVRQDALSARSMVRPTRILTSIGYVFRLASRLRKSRAALLHANSLRACILGGLAGRLAGVPVVWQIHSVISEPMMTPAAVRLMRWLARWLPHRIICNSVATAACFSGLGDRVRIIACGLDTGLYARNGRAPGASRVGMIARFSPLKGQHVFVEAAKQVSVGHPDAEFVLAGVPLFGEEAYADRVRGDAEACVNPDRFQFLGFVDDVPSLLRELDIVVQPSVYPEGFGQSVLEAMMAGKPVIASATGGLCELVQDGATGRLVPPDDPAALGHAIHDLLADPAAASAMGQRARRRAFELYDIRGTVQATERVYAEVARA from the coding sequence CTGGTCGAGCGGCTCCGGGCTTTCGGGGTCGAGGTCGAGGTGTTCTCCCTCGCTCCCACGGTGGCGCGCGTGCGCCAGGACGCGCTCAGCGCCCGCTCGATGGTCCGCCCGACGCGAATCCTAACCTCGATCGGGTACGTCTTCCGGCTCGCCAGTCGACTCAGAAAGAGCCGGGCCGCGCTGCTTCATGCAAACTCGCTGCGGGCGTGCATCCTCGGTGGGCTGGCCGGCCGGTTGGCGGGGGTCCCGGTTGTCTGGCAAATCCACTCCGTTATCTCGGAGCCAATGATGACGCCGGCAGCGGTCCGCTTAATGCGCTGGCTCGCCCGCTGGCTACCACACCGCATCATCTGCAATTCGGTCGCGACCGCCGCTTGCTTTAGCGGGTTGGGCGATCGGGTCCGGATTATCGCCTGCGGGTTAGACACCGGCCTCTACGCGAGGAACGGCAGAGCGCCAGGAGCGTCCCGGGTTGGAATGATCGCCCGCTTTTCGCCTCTGAAGGGCCAGCACGTCTTCGTTGAGGCGGCCAAGCAGGTCAGTGTCGGCCATCCTGACGCGGAATTCGTTCTCGCCGGGGTGCCGCTCTTCGGGGAAGAAGCCTACGCCGACCGGGTTCGAGGTGACGCAGAGGCTTGCGTCAACCCGGATCGGTTCCAGTTCCTGGGCTTCGTCGATGATGTGCCCTCGCTCCTCCGTGAGTTGGACATCGTGGTGCAGCCGTCGGTGTATCCGGAGGGGTTCGGCCAGTCGGTGCTCGAGGCCATGATGGCGGGCAAACCGGTGATCGCGTCGGCAACCGGCGGCTTGTGCGAGCTCGTCCAGGACGGCGCCACGGGACGGCTGGTTCCACCGGACGATCCGGCAGCCCTCGGTCACGCCATCCACGATCTCTTGGCGGATCCGGCTGCCGCCAGCGCCATGGGTCAGCGCGCTCGCCGACGCGCCTTCGAGCTCTACGACATCCGTGGCACCGTACAGGCCACCGAGCGCGTGTATGCGGAGGTCGCCAGGGCATGA
- a CDS encoding polysaccharide deacetylase family protein gives MKGQPAVLLYHAIVTAPVDADPVERDLMVAPEEFEWQMRDLAGRGYRSLTLDQYWAVLHGEAEAERALLLTFDDAYADVDHVVTPILRRLGFSAVMFAPYDHLGSRNTWDADHKNLARLSIASGDQLRIMASGPWEIASHGLRHVDLTSEEPDQCLAQLAASRERLSEVVGKPVRDLAYPYGMQNGHVRRATRAVGYRMAFTDRRTSLADRFALDRRPIRGTDSRAVFRLKTSGSAGLLYGIADLAPGWARSAARRLTVTATAGRS, from the coding sequence ATGAAGGGTCAACCTGCCGTCCTCCTCTATCACGCGATTGTGACCGCGCCAGTGGACGCCGACCCCGTCGAACGGGATCTTATGGTTGCCCCCGAAGAATTTGAGTGGCAGATGCGAGACCTCGCCGGCCGGGGATACCGCAGCCTGACCCTCGACCAGTATTGGGCTGTTCTGCACGGTGAGGCCGAGGCTGAACGTGCGCTTCTCCTCACCTTTGACGATGCCTACGCCGACGTCGACCACGTCGTCACGCCGATATTGCGCCGGCTTGGCTTCTCAGCCGTGATGTTCGCGCCGTACGACCATCTCGGTAGCCGGAACACGTGGGACGCGGATCACAAGAACCTCGCAAGACTGTCGATCGCATCCGGGGATCAGCTCCGGATCATGGCCAGTGGGCCGTGGGAAATCGCCAGCCATGGCCTGCGTCACGTCGATCTAACGTCTGAGGAACCAGACCAGTGCCTGGCGCAACTGGCCGCATCGCGAGAGCGCCTTTCGGAGGTAGTGGGGAAGCCCGTCCGCGATCTCGCCTATCCGTACGGAATGCAGAACGGCCACGTCAGAAGGGCCACACGGGCAGTTGGCTACCGGATGGCGTTCACGGATCGTCGCACTTCACTGGCAGATCGGTTCGCCCTCGACCGCCGGCCAATTCGAGGGACCGATTCGCGAGCGGTCTTTCGGCTGAAGACGTCCGGCAGCGCCGGATTGCTGTATGGGATCGCCGACCTGGCTCCCGGCTGGGCCCGATCCGCTGCCCGGCGCCTAACGGTCACAGCCACGGCAGGGAGATCGTGA
- a CDS encoding glycosyltransferase family 2 protein: MTAVSVVVITKNEERNIERCLESARWAAETVVVDAYSSDRTAELARRLGARVFERDWPGYGAQKNFGIAQANEPWILSLDADEEVTPALAREIEEKLSPEPMESAFRVLRPTFFMGRPLVHYGRAPRDPGLVRLFRKDRGQFDSRIVHEGVQVNGQVGTLAAPILHYCYPDLRTYWRKIHYYAHLEAKDRLTQGQVRGNRVARAAGKLLWMLFWRRGLLDGPSAWIWIAGQAYQEWLVTAETARLRHKESLHAAT, from the coding sequence GTGACGGCGGTATCCGTCGTGGTCATCACCAAAAACGAGGAACGCAACATCGAGCGTTGCCTCGAGAGCGCACGCTGGGCGGCCGAAACCGTGGTAGTCGATGCCTACAGCTCGGACCGGACCGCAGAGCTGGCCAGGCGATTGGGCGCTCGGGTCTTCGAGCGCGACTGGCCCGGTTATGGCGCTCAAAAGAACTTTGGTATCGCCCAGGCAAACGAGCCGTGGATCCTCAGCCTTGATGCGGACGAAGAAGTCACGCCGGCGCTCGCTCGAGAGATTGAGGAGAAGCTCTCCCCGGAGCCGATGGAATCTGCCTTTCGAGTTCTTCGGCCGACCTTCTTCATGGGGCGCCCTCTCGTGCATTACGGTCGAGCGCCGCGCGACCCGGGTCTCGTGCGGTTATTTCGGAAAGACCGCGGTCAATTTGATAGCCGCATCGTGCACGAAGGCGTTCAGGTCAATGGCCAGGTGGGAACACTTGCAGCTCCAATCCTGCATTACTGCTATCCGGACCTCCGCACCTACTGGCGCAAGATCCACTACTATGCCCACCTCGAGGCGAAGGACCGCCTGACGCAGGGCCAGGTCAGAGGTAACCGCGTGGCGCGAGCCGCCGGGAAGTTGCTGTGGATGCTGTTCTGGCGCCGGGGGCTGCTTGATGGACCAAGCGCCTGGATCTGGATTGCCGGCCAGGCGTACCAGGAATGGCTCGTGACGGCTGAGACCGCTCGGCTGCGCCACAAGGAGTCTCTGCACGCCGCTACCTGA